In the genome of Aspergillus luchuensis IFO 4308 DNA, chromosome 2, nearly complete sequence, one region contains:
- a CDS encoding uncharacterized protein (COG:O;~EggNog:ENOG410PFFK;~InterPro:IPR000569,IPR000048,IPR035983;~PFAM:PF00632;~go_function: GO:0004842 - ubiquitin-protein transferase activity [Evidence IEA];~go_function: GO:0005515 - protein binding [Evidence IEA]) yields MFQSFTGNSRRPRQVNLGGRNTNPFAAYPSGRQNPHGAGPQNTLAIAQQERLARQQERERLTASRLVQRTWRGYRSRKITRRTWRTEWDITEKKQGTDHLPSFDILAQQPDVVLQPSLRYGTAADCLSQLRLLVQFLEPWDSGDVARLVYFSEAFQRTLHEVPSIATEGEWTTPLKKLAGLTLRVLRSVTSPTVPVFAVQHLLQLLVFLTGLIPKHMARLAKEYYSVMVILTKDFESISTRYKLSRDSLTESVLALLRPITSETLTAYEWFAKIYLTIPNLPEYIGSLDGLANNINYKLLTSALGPLQTLFGDRPKSEEDVDARLWLLAYFIFFHRCALGGQTGRPAPEPGFVKVVSELLNSTAVHISRRLESEDSNDYDEAPEQTPLHPFIKEQLVSLVNQSNITGLLSQLHTTHLSQGELANAQSDASKEAKILATYALTLLRVFPRRGDDIRMWLYLGSATSSDQLTGQQGSRIPAIKYFWQASKASRIFAAISQDSTKVLPLLKPAEESQGTRSSEISQMERDEEWTIILLFLELYTFVLKVMDDEEFFSSESSFTASSNTRVSWTKESALPLKDIKDMTIFLKNLGFTLYWNSADLSEKEATQDTGGIRSYFSSSAAPPDAIASVRDIEMKNKEKGLPGVTGIPLDYFKGLVTGLLRMIHERDSRRKFLPDGHWLMTSRFDMEGFIPAVVAEEENRHQLQDEDEEEEQDDLMNDSFFEPSPGLIGTGRAQQTRRIEALRRRQQQAARRKQLEAVAPRMEILRNMPFFIPFPTRVQIFREFIYRDQMRRRQGYIDPDAWRMSVAQASMGRLIDGRPAVQDILSRHHANIRRESIFKDAFDEFYELGDGLKEPIQITFIDKFNTTEAGIDGGGVTKEFLTSVTSEAFKSTSDLNLFEENDQHLLYPNPAAVEQRRELLRQLGFVENTAEWNENVRDLLRRYEFLGRIIGKCLYEGILVDVNFAPFFLLKWALTGGTGSAQRETAYRANLNDLKDLDQGLYQGLLQLKNYPGDVEDFSLNFTVTDTIPLPDGGNRTTTRDLKSHGSDIPVTNQNRLVYISYIARYRLQVQPALQTNAFLQGLGQIIQPSWLSMFNQTELQTLVSGDSGDIDVADLRRNTLYGGVYTIGDDKEEHPTVKLFWDVMEKMSNEERQKVLRFVTSTPRAPLLGFSHLNPRFSIRDSSEDQERLPSTSTCVNLLKLPRYTNANILREKLLYAVNSGAGFDLS; encoded by the exons ATGTTCCAGTCATTTACGGGGAACTCCCGCCGTCCACGGCAGGTTAACCTCGGGGGCCGCAATACGAACCCTTTCGCCGCATATCCCTCCGGTCGACAAAACCCTCACGGCGCAGGCCCCCAGAATACTCTTGCGATTGCCCAACAGGAACGGCTTGCGAGGCAGCAGGAAAGAGAGCGGTTGACGGCGAGCCGACTCGTCCAACGAACATGGAGGGGTTATCGGAGCCGGAAGATAACGCGCAGGACGTGGCGCACCGAGTGGGATATcacagagaagaagcagggcACAGATCATCTCCCCTCCTTTGACATCCTCGCTCAACAGCCTGATGTTGTTTTGCAACCTTCCCTCCGATACGGAACAGCTGCGGACTGCTTATCGCAGCTTCGTTTGCTGGTTCAGTTTCTGGAACCGTGGGACAGTGGGGATGTTGCTCGGCTGGTATACTTCTCCGAGGCGTTTCAGAGGACATTGCATGAAGTTCCCTCAATCGCGACCGAAGGGGAATGGACCACGCCGCTGAAGAAACTGGCGGGTTTGACTCTCCGTGTCTTGCGGTCTGTGACGTCGCCCACGGTGCCGGTGTTTGCGGTTCAACATCTCCTTCAGCTACTCGTCTTTCTCACGGGGCTGATACCGAAGCACATGGCACGACTAGCTAAAGAATACTACTCGGTCATGGTGATTCTCACAAAAGACTTTGAATCAATATCTACAAGGTATAAACTCTCCAGGGATAGCCTTACTGAGAGtgtgcttgctttgcttcgaCCCATTACGTCCGAAACTCTTACGGCCTATGAATGGTTTGCGAAGATATATCTAACCATTCCCAACCTCCCGGAATACATTGGAAGTCTGGACGGGTTAGCAAATAATATCAATTATAAGTTGCTGACCTCCGCCTTGGGGCCGTTACAAACGCTGTTCGGAGACCGACCGAAGAGTGAAGAAGACGTGGATGCCCGTCTTTGGCTGCTTGCCTActttatcttcttccaccgctGCGCTCTGGGAGGTCAGACAGGTCGTCCGGCGCCAGAACCGGGTTTTGTGAAGGTGGTATCGGAGCTGCTGAACTCTACCGCTGTGCATATATCTCGGCGCCTAGAGTCAGAAGATTCTAACGACTACGATGAGGCTCCCGAGCAAACGCCACTGCACCCCTTCATCAAGGAGCAGCTAGTTAGCCTTGTGAATCAAAGCAATATCACGGGGCTTCTTTCTCAGCTACACACTACGCATCTCTCTCAGGGGGAGCTGGCAAATGCTCAATCGGATGCATCTAAAGAAGCCAAGATTCTCGCAACATACGCTCTGACGCTGCTGAGAGTATTTCCTCGCCGGGGTGATGACATCCGAATGTGGTTGTATTTGGGATCGGCGACCTCGAGTGACCAGCTGACAGGCCAGCAAGGCTCAAGAATACCCGCGATCAAATATTTCTGGCAAGCATCCAAGGCTAGCAGAATCTTCGCTGCCATTAGTCAAGATTCGACGAAAGTGTTGCCTCTGCTGAAACCGGCCGAGGAATCGCAGGGTACTAGGTCTTCGGAGATATCTCAAATGGAAAGGGATGAAGAATGGACAATTATACTTCTATTCCTCGAGCTCTATACTTTCGTTCTGAAagtgatggatgatgaggagttcTTTTCCAGCGAGTCGTCTTTCACCGCTTCCTCGAACACAAGAGTTTCCTGGACCAAGGAGAGCGCTCTTCCCTTGAAAGACATCAAGGATATGACAATCTTTCTCAAAAACCTAGGTTTCACACTGTATTGGAACTCGGCAGATCTGAGTGAAAAAGAAGCAACCCAAGACACCGGGGGCATTCGAAGCTACTTTAGCTCGTCTGCAGCGCCACCGGATGCTATTGCAAGCGTGAGGGACATTGAGATGAAGAACAAAGAGAAAGGGCTTCCCGGCGTTACGGGAATTCCGCTCGACTACTTCAAGGGTCTGGTCACTGGCCTCTTGCGGATGATCCATGAGCGAGATTCAAGACGGAAATTCCTTCCAGACGGGCACTGGTTGATGACAAGCCGCTTCGACATGGAAGGCTTCATCCCTGCCGTTGtagcagaagaggagaataGGCATCAGCtccaggatgaggatgaggaggaagaacaggaTGATTTAATGAATGATTCCTTCTTTGAGCCTTCCCCAGGCCTGATCGGTACTGGCCGCGCTCAACAGACACGCCGTATCGAGGCATTGAGACGTCGCCAACAACAGGCCGCTCGCAGGAAGCAGCTGGAGGCCGTGGCCCCGAGGATGGAAATTCTCCGCAACATGCCTTTCTTCATACCTTTCCCGACGAGAGTCCAGATATTCCGCGAATTCATCTATCGGGATCAAATGCGCCGAAGACAGGGGTATATCGACCCGGATGCCTGGCGCATGTCTGTGGCGCAGGCCTCAATGGGCCGTCTGATTGATGGGCGTCCTGCTGTACAAGATATACTGAGCCGGCACCATGCCAATATCAGGCGTGAGAGCATTTTCAAGGACGCCTTTGATGAGTTCTACGAGCTGGGGGATGGGTTGAAGGAGCCCATTCAGATCACGTTCATTGACAAGTTCAATACAACCGAAGCTGGTAtcgatggcggtggtgttaCCAAAGAGTTCCTCACGAGCGTGACTAGTGAAGCTTTCAAATCGACAAGTGACTTGAATCTATTCGAAGAGAACGACCAGCACCTGCTCTATCCGAACCCTGCTGCAGTCGAGCAGCGGCGAGAGCTTCTACGACAACTCGGCTTTGTTGAGAACACTGCGGAATGGAATGAGAACGTCCGTGACCTACTCAGGCGCTATGAATTCCTAGGCCGCATCATCGGAAAGTGTCTATATGAGGGCATCTTGGTGGATGTCAACTTTGCCCCGTTCTTCCTGCTGAAGTGGGCTTTGACGGGCGGCACGGGTTCGGCCCAGCGTGAGACAGCCTACCGCGCCAACCTGAATGATCTGAAGGATCTTGACCAGGGACTGTACCAGGGATTG TTGCAACTGAAGAACTATCCTGGTGATGTGGAGGACTTCTCGTTGAACTTCACCGTCACTGATACGATACCGCTTCCCGACGGAGGTAACCGCACGACTACCCGGGACTTGAAAAGCCACGGGTCAGACATACCTGTTACGAATCAGAATCGGTTGGTTTATATTTCATACATTGCTCGCTACCGGCTTCAAGTCCAGCCTGCTCTGCAGACCAACGCTTTCCTCCAGGGTCTGGGACAAATCATCCAGCCGTCGTGGCTGTCGATGTTCAACCAGACGGAGCTGCAGACCCTTGTGAGTGGTGATTCAGGAGACATTGATGTAGCCGACTTGCGACGCAACACGCTATACGGAGGAGTATACACGATCGGGGATGACAAAGAAGAGCACCCCACCGTCAAGCTGTTCTGGGAtgtgatggagaagatgtccaacgaagaaagacagaaagtGCTTCGGTTTGTGACGTCGACCCCCAGGGCTCCTTTGTTAGGTTTTAGCCATCTCAATCCTCGTTTCAGCATTCGAGACTCGAGCGAGGATCAAGAACGACTCCCCAGTACGAGCACCTGCGTGAATCTTCTCAAGCTGCCCCGGTATACCAACGCCAATATCCTCCGGGAGAAGCTTTTGTATGCGGTCAATTCCGGAGCTGGATTTGATCTGAGCTGA